The Caldibacillus debilis DSM 16016 genome includes a window with the following:
- a CDS encoding Gfo/Idh/MocA family protein: MKRVRWGIISTANIAETQIIPAILRASNAELTAIGSSNTKRREKIVSAFDIPKSYHHYDELLHDPDVDAVYIPLPNSLHKEWIMKAAQAGKHVLCEKPITLNAKDAQEVFDFCKRNDVLLMEGLMYQFHPQHQRVQEIIRSGEIGEIQLMKASFSFLLEEKEGNIRTDPKKGGGCIYDVGCYCIHAVRNILKAEPKELIAFADIDPEYGVDVSAWAFMRMDNGVKAIIDCSFEMDFREEYEIIGTKGTIKVPQAYRPDNNGGQGLIIINKNNGQRIERIYGDQYKLEIEHFSNAILNGTELAYDGANSVKNMRVIDACFESVKTGEKVSL; the protein is encoded by the coding sequence ATGAAACGGGTGCGCTGGGGCATTATAAGCACCGCCAATATTGCGGAAACGCAAATTATCCCCGCCATTTTAAGGGCATCGAACGCAGAATTGACGGCCATTGGAAGCAGTAATACAAAGAGAAGGGAAAAAATCGTTTCTGCCTTCGATATTCCCAAATCTTATCATCATTACGATGAATTGCTGCATGATCCCGATGTCGACGCTGTTTACATCCCTTTGCCGAATTCCTTGCATAAAGAATGGATCATGAAGGCTGCCCAAGCCGGAAAACACGTCTTGTGCGAAAAACCGATCACGTTGAATGCGAAAGATGCCCAGGAAGTTTTTGATTTCTGCAAAAGAAACGATGTTTTATTGATGGAAGGGTTGATGTATCAATTTCATCCCCAGCATCAAAGGGTGCAGGAAATCATTCGTTCCGGTGAAATCGGCGAGATTCAATTAATGAAGGCCAGTTTTTCTTTCCTATTGGAAGAGAAAGAGGGAAATATCCGGACGGATCCTAAAAAGGGCGGGGGATGCATATATGATGTGGGTTGTTACTGCATTCATGCAGTCAGAAATATTTTAAAAGCGGAACCGAAGGAGCTTATTGCGTTTGCGGATATTGATCCCGAATACGGCGTGGACGTTTCCGCCTGGGCGTTTATGAGAATGGATAATGGCGTCAAAGCGATCATCGACTGCAGTTTTGAAATGGATTTTAGGGAAGAGTATGAAATCATCGGAACAAAAGGGACGATTAAAGTGCCGCAGGCTTATCGTCCGGATAATAATGGAGGCCAAGGCTTAATCATTATAAACAAAAATAATGGCCAAAGGATTGAAAGGATCTACGGCGACCAATATAAATTGGAGATTGAACATTTTTCGAACGCAATTTTGAACGGAACGGAACTTGCCTATGACGGTGCAAACTCGGTAAAAAATATGAGGGTGATTGATGCATGTTTTGAGTCCGTAAAAACGGGTGAAAAAGTAAGTTTGTGA